The following proteins are encoded in a genomic region of Amblyraja radiata isolate CabotCenter1 chromosome 37, sAmbRad1.1.pri, whole genome shotgun sequence:
- the LOC116966495 gene encoding alpha-internexin-like isoform X7: MSFGWDLLDAYPSRRLPRDMGVRTPAWSLKHSPLSASRGLGSPLHKSPDSLHLLPPGALAEDLAALGSNEKLQMQGLNDRFAGFIDKVRQLEQLNHGLEAEIAGLRERQSRQSGLAAGYDPEMSELRNLLVEAEKQKVQFVLESEQVRESAQRLAERCEAEARARVDTRASVQACTTERDNSNVATLELQRKAQSLMDEIAFLKSNHNEEVSDLYSHIQAAQVSVEARDVAKADLAGALRAIRAQMEDCSGDNMGQTEQWFDARVAKLNQAAAVNRDALQSTRQELSEYSRQVQSRDIELQTMRARKESMEKQLGDVEARHDSDLVGYQDDFQQLDNELKNTKREMVLHLREYQELLNVKMALDVEIASYRKLLEGEETRFGDYTPSTYTYKPQPLTHATYMPTKTKATSTKVMPQYRFVEEIISATTKEVNMAELEADYKIVTGQDGETQGEAAEREGDADKEPSEAGEAAEEGEEAEEVEDKGGEEEAKVDVEEEEKDEEEVTERKDEEDTGEDKVEEAEEDQVEGKDGEVEKEEEQVEEEEVEEEGVKEEEVKDEVKDVKEDEVKEDEVKEDEVKEDEVKEDEVKEDEAEGKEEKLKEEETVEVKDEEAKEKVEEKAVKEKVEEKVKEKTEEEKADIKDGEKVEEKAEEQKAEEQKAEEKVEEKAEEKAEGKDKAEEKAEEQKAEEKAEEKAEEKDKAEEKAEEQKAEEKAEGKAEEKDKAEEKAEGKAEEKDKAEEKAEEVVEEKAEEKKEEKAEGKVEEKISEQNAEAKGISKAKEGEGVTGASVVKGGDQVEDKLMGKDEKAKVPDTKVAGGESQLTSGTRPINGKETVTETETKDEAASTENGQRTQ; the protein is encoded by the exons ATGAGTTTCGGCTGGGACTTACTTGATGCTTACCCATCCAGGAGGCTACCCCGGGACATGGGGGTCCGCACTCCGGCCTGGTCCCTCAAGCACAGCCCCCTGTCCGCCAGCCGCGGCCTCGGCTCCCCGCTGCACAAGTCCCCGGACAGCCTGCACCTGCTACCGCCCGGAGCGCTGGCCGAAGACCTGGCCGCGCTCGGCAGCAACGAGAAGCTACAGATGCAGGGACTGAACGACCGCTTCGCCGGCTTCATCGACAAGGTGCGGCAACTGGAGCAGCTGAACCACGGGCTGGAGGCCGAGATCGCAGGGCTGAGGGAGCGGCAGAGCCGCCAGTCCGGACTGGCCGCTGGCTACGATCCCGAAATGTCCGAGTTACGGAACCTCCTGGTGGAAGCGGAGAAACAGAAAGTACAGTTTGTGTTGGAGAGCGAGCAGGTGCGGGAGAGCGCACAGCGCCTGGCCGAGCGGTGTGAGGCTGAGGCGCGGGCACGTGTGGATACACGGGCTAGTGTCCAGGCATGTACTACTGAGCGGGACAACAGTAATGTGGCCACACTCGAGCTGCAGCGTAAAGCGCAGTCGCTGATGGACGAGATCGCCTTCCTGAAGAGCAACCACAATGAGGAGGTGTCCGACCTGTACAGCCACATCCAGGCGGCGCAGGTGAGCGTGGAGGCGAGGGATGTGGCCAAGGCTGACCTGGCGGGAGCCCTGCGGGCGATCCGGGCTCAGATGGAAGACTGCAGCGGCGACAACATGGGCCAGACCGAGCAGTGGTTCGATGCCCGTGTGGCCAAGCTGAACCAGGCGGCGGCGGTGAACAGGGACGCCCTACAGAGCACACGGCAGGAGCTGAGCGAATACAGCCGCCAGGTGCAATCCCGGGACATCGAGCTACAGACCATGCGGGCGAGGAAGGAGTCGATGGAGAAGCAGCTAGGCGACGTCGAGGCCCGACACGACTCCGATCTAGTCGGCTATCAG GACGACTTCCAACAACTAGATAACGAACTAAAAAATACAAAGCGGGAAATGGTGCTGCATCTGCGGGAATACCAGGAGCTTCTTAACGTGAAGATGGCCTTGGATGTGGAGATCGCCTCTTACAG GAAACTGCTTGAAGGGGAAGAGACAAGATTCGGTGACTACACACCCTCAACATATACTTACAAACCACAGCCATTAACACATGCAACCTACATGCCAACCAAGACCAAAGCCACCTCAACAAAGGTCATGCctcagtacaggtttgtagaagaAATCATTAGTGCAACAACCAAGGAAGTTAACATGGCAGAGTTGGAAGCTGATTACAAGATAGTGACGGGTCAGGATGGAGAAACACAAGGCGAGGCAGCAGAAAGAGAGGGAGATGCGGACAAGGAACCAAGTGAAGCAGGAGAAGCtgcagaggagggagaggaagctGAGGAGGTAGAAGATAAGGGCGGGGAAGAAGAGGCAAAGGTGGATGTTGAAGAAGAGGAAAAAGATGAAGAGGAGGTTACAGAACGAAAGGATGAAGAGGATACAGGTGAAGATAAGGTTGAAGAGGCAGAAGAGGATCAGGTTGAAGGAAaggatggagaggttgagaaggaggagGAACAGGTGGAAGAGGAGGAGGTCGAAGAGGAGGGGGTCAAAGAGGAGGAGGTCAAAGATGAGGTCAAAGAT GTCAAAGAGGACGAGGTCAAAGAGGACGAGGTCAAAGAGGATGAGGTCAAAGAGGACGAGGTCAAAGAGGACGAGGTCAAAGAGGACGAGGCTGAAGGAAAGGAAGAGAAGCTTAAAGAGGAAGAGACGGTTGAAGTAAAGGATGAAGAGGCTAAAGAAAAGGTTGAAGAGAAAGCAGTAAAGGAAAAGGTTGAGGAGAAGGTTAAAGAGAAGACTGAAGAGGAAAAGGCTGACATAAAAGATGGAGAGAAGGTTGAAGAGAAGGCTGAAGAGCAAAAAGCTGAAGAGCAAAAAGCTGAAGAGAAGGTGGAAGAGAAGGCGGAAGAGAAGGCTGAAGGGAAGGATAAAGCGGAAGAGAAGGCTGAAGAGCAAAAAGCTGAAGAGAAGGCTGAAGAGAAGGCTGAAGAGAAGGATAAAGCGGAAGAGAAGGCTGAAGAGCAAAAAGCTGAAGAGAAGGCTGAAGGGAAGGCTGAAGAGAAGGATAAAGCGGAAGAGAAGGCTGAAGGGAAGGCTGAAGAGAAGGATAAAGCGGAAGAGAAGGCTGAAGAGGTGGTGGAAGAAAAGGCAGAAGAGAAGAAAGAAGAGAAAGCAGAAGGAAAGGTTGAAGAAAAGATTTCtgaacaaaatgctgaagcaaaaGGCATTTCTAAGGCAAAGGAAGGTGAAGGTGTAACGGGAGCATCGGTGGTGAAGGGGGGTGATCAGGTTGAGGATAAGCTAATGGGCAAGGATGAAAAGGCAAAAGTGCCAGACACCAAAGTAGCAGGAGGGGAGAGCCAGTTAACTTCAGGAACCAGGCCAATAAATGGTAAAGAAACAGTGACAGAGACTGAGACTAAGGATGAAGCAGCTTCCACAGAGAACGGCCAAAGGACACAGTAA
- the LOC116966495 gene encoding alpha-internexin-like isoform X5 produces MSFGWDLLDAYPSRRLPRDMGVRTPAWSLKHSPLSASRGLGSPLHKSPDSLHLLPPGALAEDLAALGSNEKLQMQGLNDRFAGFIDKVRQLEQLNHGLEAEIAGLRERQSRQSGLAAGYDPEMSELRNLLVEAEKQKVQFVLESEQVRESAQRLAERCEAEARARVDTRASVQACTTERDNSNVATLELQRKAQSLMDEIAFLKSNHNEEVSDLYSHIQAAQVSVEARDVAKADLAGALRAIRAQMEDCSGDNMGQTEQWFDARVAKLNQAAAVNRDALQSTRQELSEYSRQVQSRDIELQTMRARKESMEKQLGDVEARHDSDLVGYQDDFQQLDNELKNTKREMVLHLREYQELLNVKMALDVEIASYRKLLEGEETRFGDYTPSTYTYKPQPLTHATYMPTKTKATSTKVMPQYRFVEEIISATTKEVNMAELEADYKIVTGQDGETQGEAAEREGDADKEPSEAGEAAEEGEEAEEVEDKGGEEEAKVDVEEEEKDEEEVTERKDEEDTGEDKVEEAEEDQVEGKDGEVEKEEEQVEEEEVEEEGVKEEEVKDEVKDVKEDEVKDVKEDEVKEDEVKEDEVKEDEVKEDEVKEDEAEGKEEKLKEEETVEVKDEEAKEKVEEKAVKEKVEEKVKEKTEEEKADIKDGEKVEEKAEEQKAEEQKAEEKVEEKAEEKAEGKDKAEEKAEEQKAEEKAEEKAEEKDKAEEKAEEQKAEEKAEGKAEEKDKAEEKAEGKAEEKDKAEEKAEEVVEEKAEEKKEEKAEGKVEEKISEQNAEAKGISKAKEGEGVTGASVVKGGDQVEDKLMGKDEKAKVPDTKVAGGESQLTSGTRPINGKETVTETETKDEAASTENGQRTQ; encoded by the exons ATGAGTTTCGGCTGGGACTTACTTGATGCTTACCCATCCAGGAGGCTACCCCGGGACATGGGGGTCCGCACTCCGGCCTGGTCCCTCAAGCACAGCCCCCTGTCCGCCAGCCGCGGCCTCGGCTCCCCGCTGCACAAGTCCCCGGACAGCCTGCACCTGCTACCGCCCGGAGCGCTGGCCGAAGACCTGGCCGCGCTCGGCAGCAACGAGAAGCTACAGATGCAGGGACTGAACGACCGCTTCGCCGGCTTCATCGACAAGGTGCGGCAACTGGAGCAGCTGAACCACGGGCTGGAGGCCGAGATCGCAGGGCTGAGGGAGCGGCAGAGCCGCCAGTCCGGACTGGCCGCTGGCTACGATCCCGAAATGTCCGAGTTACGGAACCTCCTGGTGGAAGCGGAGAAACAGAAAGTACAGTTTGTGTTGGAGAGCGAGCAGGTGCGGGAGAGCGCACAGCGCCTGGCCGAGCGGTGTGAGGCTGAGGCGCGGGCACGTGTGGATACACGGGCTAGTGTCCAGGCATGTACTACTGAGCGGGACAACAGTAATGTGGCCACACTCGAGCTGCAGCGTAAAGCGCAGTCGCTGATGGACGAGATCGCCTTCCTGAAGAGCAACCACAATGAGGAGGTGTCCGACCTGTACAGCCACATCCAGGCGGCGCAGGTGAGCGTGGAGGCGAGGGATGTGGCCAAGGCTGACCTGGCGGGAGCCCTGCGGGCGATCCGGGCTCAGATGGAAGACTGCAGCGGCGACAACATGGGCCAGACCGAGCAGTGGTTCGATGCCCGTGTGGCCAAGCTGAACCAGGCGGCGGCGGTGAACAGGGACGCCCTACAGAGCACACGGCAGGAGCTGAGCGAATACAGCCGCCAGGTGCAATCCCGGGACATCGAGCTACAGACCATGCGGGCGAGGAAGGAGTCGATGGAGAAGCAGCTAGGCGACGTCGAGGCCCGACACGACTCCGATCTAGTCGGCTATCAG GACGACTTCCAACAACTAGATAACGAACTAAAAAATACAAAGCGGGAAATGGTGCTGCATCTGCGGGAATACCAGGAGCTTCTTAACGTGAAGATGGCCTTGGATGTGGAGATCGCCTCTTACAG GAAACTGCTTGAAGGGGAAGAGACAAGATTCGGTGACTACACACCCTCAACATATACTTACAAACCACAGCCATTAACACATGCAACCTACATGCCAACCAAGACCAAAGCCACCTCAACAAAGGTCATGCctcagtacaggtttgtagaagaAATCATTAGTGCAACAACCAAGGAAGTTAACATGGCAGAGTTGGAAGCTGATTACAAGATAGTGACGGGTCAGGATGGAGAAACACAAGGCGAGGCAGCAGAAAGAGAGGGAGATGCGGACAAGGAACCAAGTGAAGCAGGAGAAGCtgcagaggagggagaggaagctGAGGAGGTAGAAGATAAGGGCGGGGAAGAAGAGGCAAAGGTGGATGTTGAAGAAGAGGAAAAAGATGAAGAGGAGGTTACAGAACGAAAGGATGAAGAGGATACAGGTGAAGATAAGGTTGAAGAGGCAGAAGAGGATCAGGTTGAAGGAAaggatggagaggttgagaaggaggagGAACAGGTGGAAGAGGAGGAGGTCGAAGAGGAGGGGGTCAAAGAGGAGGAGGTCAAAGATGAGGTCAAAGATGTCAAAGAGGACGAGGTCAAAGAT GTCAAAGAGGACGAGGTCAAAGAGGACGAGGTCAAAGAGGATGAGGTCAAAGAGGACGAGGTCAAAGAGGACGAGGTCAAAGAGGACGAGGCTGAAGGAAAGGAAGAGAAGCTTAAAGAGGAAGAGACGGTTGAAGTAAAGGATGAAGAGGCTAAAGAAAAGGTTGAAGAGAAAGCAGTAAAGGAAAAGGTTGAGGAGAAGGTTAAAGAGAAGACTGAAGAGGAAAAGGCTGACATAAAAGATGGAGAGAAGGTTGAAGAGAAGGCTGAAGAGCAAAAAGCTGAAGAGCAAAAAGCTGAAGAGAAGGTGGAAGAGAAGGCGGAAGAGAAGGCTGAAGGGAAGGATAAAGCGGAAGAGAAGGCTGAAGAGCAAAAAGCTGAAGAGAAGGCTGAAGAGAAGGCTGAAGAGAAGGATAAAGCGGAAGAGAAGGCTGAAGAGCAAAAAGCTGAAGAGAAGGCTGAAGGGAAGGCTGAAGAGAAGGATAAAGCGGAAGAGAAGGCTGAAGGGAAGGCTGAAGAGAAGGATAAAGCGGAAGAGAAGGCTGAAGAGGTGGTGGAAGAAAAGGCAGAAGAGAAGAAAGAAGAGAAAGCAGAAGGAAAGGTTGAAGAAAAGATTTCtgaacaaaatgctgaagcaaaaGGCATTTCTAAGGCAAAGGAAGGTGAAGGTGTAACGGGAGCATCGGTGGTGAAGGGGGGTGATCAGGTTGAGGATAAGCTAATGGGCAAGGATGAAAAGGCAAAAGTGCCAGACACCAAAGTAGCAGGAGGGGAGAGCCAGTTAACTTCAGGAACCAGGCCAATAAATGGTAAAGAAACAGTGACAGAGACTGAGACTAAGGATGAAGCAGCTTCCACAGAGAACGGCCAAAGGACACAGTAA
- the LOC116966495 gene encoding alpha-internexin-like isoform X4, producing the protein MSFGWDLLDAYPSRRLPRDMGVRTPAWSLKHSPLSASRGLGSPLHKSPDSLHLLPPGALAEDLAALGSNEKLQMQGLNDRFAGFIDKVRQLEQLNHGLEAEIAGLRERQSRQSGLAAGYDPEMSELRNLLVEAEKQKVQFVLESEQVRESAQRLAERCEAEARARVDTRASVQACTTERDNSNVATLELQRKAQSLMDEIAFLKSNHNEEVSDLYSHIQAAQVSVEARDVAKADLAGALRAIRAQMEDCSGDNMGQTEQWFDARVAKLNQAAAVNRDALQSTRQELSEYSRQVQSRDIELQTMRARKESMEKQLGDVEARHDSDLVGYQDDFQQLDNELKNTKREMVLHLREYQELLNVKMALDVEIASYRKLLEGEETRFGDYTPSTYTYKPQPLTHATYMPTKTKATSTKVMPQYRFVEEIISATTKEVNMAELEADYKIVTGQDGETQGEAAEREGDADKEPSEAGEAAEEGEEAEEVEDKGGEEEAKVDVEEEEKDEEEVTERKDEEDTGEDKVEEAEEDQVEGKDGEVEKEEEQVEEEEVEEEGVKEEEVKDEVKDVKEDEVKDVKEDEVKEDEVKEDEVKEDEVKEDEVKEDEVKEDEAEGKEEKLKEEETVEVKDEEAKEKVEEKAVKEKVEEKVKEKTEEEKADIKDGEKVEEKAEEQKAEEQKAEEKVEEKAEEKAEGKDKAEEKAEEQKAEEKAEEKAEEKDKAEEKAEEQKAEEKAEGKAEEKDKAEEKAEGKAEEKDKAEEKAEEVVEEKAEEKKEEKAEGKVEEKISEQNAEAKGISKAKEGEGVTGASVVKGGDQVEDKLMGKDEKAKVPDTKVAGGESQLTSGTRPINGKETVTETETKDEAASTENGQRTQ; encoded by the exons ATGAGTTTCGGCTGGGACTTACTTGATGCTTACCCATCCAGGAGGCTACCCCGGGACATGGGGGTCCGCACTCCGGCCTGGTCCCTCAAGCACAGCCCCCTGTCCGCCAGCCGCGGCCTCGGCTCCCCGCTGCACAAGTCCCCGGACAGCCTGCACCTGCTACCGCCCGGAGCGCTGGCCGAAGACCTGGCCGCGCTCGGCAGCAACGAGAAGCTACAGATGCAGGGACTGAACGACCGCTTCGCCGGCTTCATCGACAAGGTGCGGCAACTGGAGCAGCTGAACCACGGGCTGGAGGCCGAGATCGCAGGGCTGAGGGAGCGGCAGAGCCGCCAGTCCGGACTGGCCGCTGGCTACGATCCCGAAATGTCCGAGTTACGGAACCTCCTGGTGGAAGCGGAGAAACAGAAAGTACAGTTTGTGTTGGAGAGCGAGCAGGTGCGGGAGAGCGCACAGCGCCTGGCCGAGCGGTGTGAGGCTGAGGCGCGGGCACGTGTGGATACACGGGCTAGTGTCCAGGCATGTACTACTGAGCGGGACAACAGTAATGTGGCCACACTCGAGCTGCAGCGTAAAGCGCAGTCGCTGATGGACGAGATCGCCTTCCTGAAGAGCAACCACAATGAGGAGGTGTCCGACCTGTACAGCCACATCCAGGCGGCGCAGGTGAGCGTGGAGGCGAGGGATGTGGCCAAGGCTGACCTGGCGGGAGCCCTGCGGGCGATCCGGGCTCAGATGGAAGACTGCAGCGGCGACAACATGGGCCAGACCGAGCAGTGGTTCGATGCCCGTGTGGCCAAGCTGAACCAGGCGGCGGCGGTGAACAGGGACGCCCTACAGAGCACACGGCAGGAGCTGAGCGAATACAGCCGCCAGGTGCAATCCCGGGACATCGAGCTACAGACCATGCGGGCGAGGAAGGAGTCGATGGAGAAGCAGCTAGGCGACGTCGAGGCCCGACACGACTCCGATCTAGTCGGCTATCAG GACGACTTCCAACAACTAGATAACGAACTAAAAAATACAAAGCGGGAAATGGTGCTGCATCTGCGGGAATACCAGGAGCTTCTTAACGTGAAGATGGCCTTGGATGTGGAGATCGCCTCTTACAG GAAACTGCTTGAAGGGGAAGAGACAAGATTCGGTGACTACACACCCTCAACATATACTTACAAACCACAGCCATTAACACATGCAACCTACATGCCAACCAAGACCAAAGCCACCTCAACAAAGGTCATGCctcagtacaggtttgtagaagaAATCATTAGTGCAACAACCAAGGAAGTTAACATGGCAGAGTTGGAAGCTGATTACAAGATAGTGACGGGTCAGGATGGAGAAACACAAGGCGAGGCAGCAGAAAGAGAGGGAGATGCGGACAAGGAACCAAGTGAAGCAGGAGAAGCtgcagaggagggagaggaagctGAGGAGGTAGAAGATAAGGGCGGGGAAGAAGAGGCAAAGGTGGATGTTGAAGAAGAGGAAAAAGATGAAGAGGAGGTTACAGAACGAAAGGATGAAGAGGATACAGGTGAAGATAAGGTTGAAGAGGCAGAAGAGGATCAGGTTGAAGGAAaggatggagaggttgagaaggaggagGAACAGGTGGAAGAGGAGGAGGTCGAAGAGGAGGGGGTCAAAGAGGAGGAGGTCAAAGATGAGGTCAAAGATGTCAAAGAGGACGAGGTCAAAGATGTCAAAGAGGACGAG GTCAAAGAGGACGAGGTCAAAGAGGACGAGGTCAAAGAGGATGAGGTCAAAGAGGACGAGGTCAAAGAGGACGAGGTCAAAGAGGACGAGGCTGAAGGAAAGGAAGAGAAGCTTAAAGAGGAAGAGACGGTTGAAGTAAAGGATGAAGAGGCTAAAGAAAAGGTTGAAGAGAAAGCAGTAAAGGAAAAGGTTGAGGAGAAGGTTAAAGAGAAGACTGAAGAGGAAAAGGCTGACATAAAAGATGGAGAGAAGGTTGAAGAGAAGGCTGAAGAGCAAAAAGCTGAAGAGCAAAAAGCTGAAGAGAAGGTGGAAGAGAAGGCGGAAGAGAAGGCTGAAGGGAAGGATAAAGCGGAAGAGAAGGCTGAAGAGCAAAAAGCTGAAGAGAAGGCTGAAGAGAAGGCTGAAGAGAAGGATAAAGCGGAAGAGAAGGCTGAAGAGCAAAAAGCTGAAGAGAAGGCTGAAGGGAAGGCTGAAGAGAAGGATAAAGCGGAAGAGAAGGCTGAAGGGAAGGCTGAAGAGAAGGATAAAGCGGAAGAGAAGGCTGAAGAGGTGGTGGAAGAAAAGGCAGAAGAGAAGAAAGAAGAGAAAGCAGAAGGAAAGGTTGAAGAAAAGATTTCtgaacaaaatgctgaagcaaaaGGCATTTCTAAGGCAAAGGAAGGTGAAGGTGTAACGGGAGCATCGGTGGTGAAGGGGGGTGATCAGGTTGAGGATAAGCTAATGGGCAAGGATGAAAAGGCAAAAGTGCCAGACACCAAAGTAGCAGGAGGGGAGAGCCAGTTAACTTCAGGAACCAGGCCAATAAATGGTAAAGAAACAGTGACAGAGACTGAGACTAAGGATGAAGCAGCTTCCACAGAGAACGGCCAAAGGACACAGTAA
- the LOC116966495 gene encoding neurofilament medium polypeptide-like isoform X1: MSFGWDLLDAYPSRRLPRDMGVRTPAWSLKHSPLSASRGLGSPLHKSPDSLHLLPPGALAEDLAALGSNEKLQMQGLNDRFAGFIDKVRQLEQLNHGLEAEIAGLRERQSRQSGLAAGYDPEMSELRNLLVEAEKQKVQFVLESEQVRESAQRLAERCEAEARARVDTRASVQACTTERDNSNVATLELQRKAQSLMDEIAFLKSNHNEEVSDLYSHIQAAQVSVEARDVAKADLAGALRAIRAQMEDCSGDNMGQTEQWFDARVAKLNQAAAVNRDALQSTRQELSEYSRQVQSRDIELQTMRARKESMEKQLGDVEARHDSDLVGYQDDFQQLDNELKNTKREMVLHLREYQELLNVKMALDVEIASYRKLLEGEETRFGDYTPSTYTYKPQPLTHATYMPTKTKATSTKVMPQYRFVEEIISATTKEVNMAELEADYKIVTGQDGETQGEAAEREGDADKEPSEAGEAAEEGEEAEEVEDKGGEEEAKVDVEEEEKDEEEVTERKDEEDTGEDKVEEAEEDQVEGKDGEVEKEEEQVEEEEVEEEGVKEEEVKDEVKDVKEDEVKDVKEDEVKDVKEDEVKDVKEDEVKEDEVKEDEVKEDEVKEDEVKEDEVKEDEAEGKEEKLKEEETVEVKDEEAKEKVEEKAVKEKVEEKVKEKTEEEKADIKDGEKVEEKAEEQKAEEQKAEEKVEEKAEEKAEGKDKAEEKAEEQKAEEKAEEKAEEKDKAEEKAEEQKAEEKAEGKAEEKDKAEEKAEGKAEEKDKAEEKAEEVVEEKAEEKKEEKAEGKVEEKISEQNAEAKGISKAKEGEGVTGASVVKGGDQVEDKLMGKDEKAKVPDTKVAGGESQLTSGTRPINGKETVTETETKDEAASTENGQRTQ; encoded by the exons ATGAGTTTCGGCTGGGACTTACTTGATGCTTACCCATCCAGGAGGCTACCCCGGGACATGGGGGTCCGCACTCCGGCCTGGTCCCTCAAGCACAGCCCCCTGTCCGCCAGCCGCGGCCTCGGCTCCCCGCTGCACAAGTCCCCGGACAGCCTGCACCTGCTACCGCCCGGAGCGCTGGCCGAAGACCTGGCCGCGCTCGGCAGCAACGAGAAGCTACAGATGCAGGGACTGAACGACCGCTTCGCCGGCTTCATCGACAAGGTGCGGCAACTGGAGCAGCTGAACCACGGGCTGGAGGCCGAGATCGCAGGGCTGAGGGAGCGGCAGAGCCGCCAGTCCGGACTGGCCGCTGGCTACGATCCCGAAATGTCCGAGTTACGGAACCTCCTGGTGGAAGCGGAGAAACAGAAAGTACAGTTTGTGTTGGAGAGCGAGCAGGTGCGGGAGAGCGCACAGCGCCTGGCCGAGCGGTGTGAGGCTGAGGCGCGGGCACGTGTGGATACACGGGCTAGTGTCCAGGCATGTACTACTGAGCGGGACAACAGTAATGTGGCCACACTCGAGCTGCAGCGTAAAGCGCAGTCGCTGATGGACGAGATCGCCTTCCTGAAGAGCAACCACAATGAGGAGGTGTCCGACCTGTACAGCCACATCCAGGCGGCGCAGGTGAGCGTGGAGGCGAGGGATGTGGCCAAGGCTGACCTGGCGGGAGCCCTGCGGGCGATCCGGGCTCAGATGGAAGACTGCAGCGGCGACAACATGGGCCAGACCGAGCAGTGGTTCGATGCCCGTGTGGCCAAGCTGAACCAGGCGGCGGCGGTGAACAGGGACGCCCTACAGAGCACACGGCAGGAGCTGAGCGAATACAGCCGCCAGGTGCAATCCCGGGACATCGAGCTACAGACCATGCGGGCGAGGAAGGAGTCGATGGAGAAGCAGCTAGGCGACGTCGAGGCCCGACACGACTCCGATCTAGTCGGCTATCAG GACGACTTCCAACAACTAGATAACGAACTAAAAAATACAAAGCGGGAAATGGTGCTGCATCTGCGGGAATACCAGGAGCTTCTTAACGTGAAGATGGCCTTGGATGTGGAGATCGCCTCTTACAG GAAACTGCTTGAAGGGGAAGAGACAAGATTCGGTGACTACACACCCTCAACATATACTTACAAACCACAGCCATTAACACATGCAACCTACATGCCAACCAAGACCAAAGCCACCTCAACAAAGGTCATGCctcagtacaggtttgtagaagaAATCATTAGTGCAACAACCAAGGAAGTTAACATGGCAGAGTTGGAAGCTGATTACAAGATAGTGACGGGTCAGGATGGAGAAACACAAGGCGAGGCAGCAGAAAGAGAGGGAGATGCGGACAAGGAACCAAGTGAAGCAGGAGAAGCtgcagaggagggagaggaagctGAGGAGGTAGAAGATAAGGGCGGGGAAGAAGAGGCAAAGGTGGATGTTGAAGAAGAGGAAAAAGATGAAGAGGAGGTTACAGAACGAAAGGATGAAGAGGATACAGGTGAAGATAAGGTTGAAGAGGCAGAAGAGGATCAGGTTGAAGGAAaggatggagaggttgagaaggaggagGAACAGGTGGAAGAGGAGGAGGTCGAAGAGGAGGGGGTCAAAGAGGAGGAGGTCAAAGATGAGGTCAAAGATGTCAAAGAGGACGAGGTCAAAGATGTCAAAGAGGACGAGGTCAAAGATGTCAAAGAGGACGAGGTCAAAGATGTCAAAGAGGACGAGGTCAAAGAGGACGAGGTCAAAGAGGACGAGGTCAAAGAGGATGAGGTCAAAGAGGACGAGGTCAAAGAGGACGAGGTCAAAGAGGACGAGGCTGAAGGAAAGGAAGAGAAGCTTAAAGAGGAAGAGACGGTTGAAGTAAAGGATGAAGAGGCTAAAGAAAAGGTTGAAGAGAAAGCAGTAAAGGAAAAGGTTGAGGAGAAGGTTAAAGAGAAGACTGAAGAGGAAAAGGCTGACATAAAAGATGGAGAGAAGGTTGAAGAGAAGGCTGAAGAGCAAAAAGCTGAAGAGCAAAAAGCTGAAGAGAAGGTGGAAGAGAAGGCGGAAGAGAAGGCTGAAGGGAAGGATAAAGCGGAAGAGAAGGCTGAAGAGCAAAAAGCTGAAGAGAAGGCTGAAGAGAAGGCTGAAGAGAAGGATAAAGCGGAAGAGAAGGCTGAAGAGCAAAAAGCTGAAGAGAAGGCTGAAGGGAAGGCTGAAGAGAAGGATAAAGCGGAAGAGAAGGCTGAAGGGAAGGCTGAAGAGAAGGATAAAGCGGAAGAGAAGGCTGAAGAGGTGGTGGAAGAAAAGGCAGAAGAGAAGAAAGAAGAGAAAGCAGAAGGAAAGGTTGAAGAAAAGATTTCtgaacaaaatgctgaagcaaaaGGCATTTCTAAGGCAAAGGAAGGTGAAGGTGTAACGGGAGCATCGGTGGTGAAGGGGGGTGATCAGGTTGAGGATAAGCTAATGGGCAAGGATGAAAAGGCAAAAGTGCCAGACACCAAAGTAGCAGGAGGGGAGAGCCAGTTAACTTCAGGAACCAGGCCAATAAATGGTAAAGAAACAGTGACAGAGACTGAGACTAAGGATGAAGCAGCTTCCACAGAGAACGGCCAAAGGACACAGTAA